In Periplaneta americana isolate PAMFEO1 chromosome 4, P.americana_PAMFEO1_priV1, whole genome shotgun sequence, one DNA window encodes the following:
- the LOC138698834 gene encoding pupal cuticle protein 36-like — protein MKVLLICVLALAVDAKSAQKRGIEGLGYGSGSVHHSHGGVSYSSITRGSGGLVGSGGYGYGGVSGGYGGISGGFGQGGFGGTGFGGSGGLGGGVGGFGGGAGGGDVQVNTITQTVPVPVPQPYAVPVTRTFPIQVPVPVTISVPRPVPVPVPQPVPVTVTRPVAVPVERPVPVPQPVAVPVPQPVPVPVSVPQPVPVPVSQPVPVPVAQPVEVPVPVIVSSGGGGFGAGGAGFGSGGFGAGSGFGSGGLGAGGAGIGGGFGSGGLGHGFGGSGGHGLHGGYSKH, from the exons ATGAAGGTCCTCCTG ATCTGTGTCCTGGCTCTCGCCGTAGATGCCAAATCAGCGCAGAAGAGAGGGATAGAAGGACTAGGCTACGGCTCCGGTAGCGTTCATCACAGCCACGGAGGAGTCAGCTACAGCTCCATTACCCGTGGGTCAGGTGGCCTTGTTGGTTCTGGAGGATATGGTTACGGAGGAGTTTCAGGAGGTTACGGAGGAATTTCAGGAGGTTTCGGTCAAGGAGGATTCGGTGGTACCGGTTTCGGCGGTAGCGGTGGACTAGGTGGCGGCGTCGGAGGTTTTGGGGGAGGCGCTGGAGGCGGTGATGTACAAGTCAACACCATCACTCAAACAGTTCCAGTCCCTGTGCCTCAGCCCTATGCAGTCCCAGTCACCAGAACCTTTCCAATTCAAGTCCCTGTTCCTGTAACCATCTCGGTCCCTCGCCCTGTACCTGTGCCAGTTCCCCAACCCGTCCCTGTGACCGTCACTAGACCCGTAGCTGTTCCCGTTGAACGCCCTGTCCCTGTTCCTCAGCCTGTTGCCGTCCCAGTGCCACAGCCCGTCCCTGTCCCTGTCTCAGTGCCTCAGCCTGTACCTGTGCCCGTTTCTCAGCCGGTACCTGTACCTGTAGCCCAGCCTGTGGAAGTGCCTGTACCTGTGATTGTTTCATCAGGAGGTGGTGGTTTCGGAGCTGGAGGTGCTGGTTTCGGAAGCGGTGGTTTCGGAGCTGGAAGTGGTTTCGGAAGCGGTGGTTTAGGAGCTGGCGGTGCTGGAATCGGAGGTGGTTTCGGCTCAGGTGGCCTAGGACATGGATTCGGAGGATCTGGAGGACATGGTCTTCATGGAGGCTACAGTAAACACTGA